One genomic region from Pyrobaculum islandicum DSM 4184 encodes:
- a CDS encoding ZIP family metal transporter — MDPLVLNALILIMGTLAGVAAGVLPFRKWGEGLVDLGLGFTGGVMLVASFTSLILPAVERWGFWQVGLGIAGGVAFIRLLDVLLPHEHLVKGYEGPAVLAGKLKKSWLIALAITIHNIPEGLAVGVSTIYNAELGFVTALAIAIQDVPEGAAVVMPLLRFRLLKTAVLIGVISAVVEGGAALASALFLSAVPLAMGAAMGLAGGAMMYVTAAELYPDIYAEDKRKDLPTYGFVAGVLTMLYLDVAMSS; from the coding sequence GTGGATCCTCTAGTTCTAAATGCGTTAATATTAATAATGGGCACTCTGGCAGGCGTGGCGGCGGGGGTACTACCCTTTAGAAAATGGGGCGAGGGCCTTGTGGACCTCGGCCTTGGTTTTACAGGCGGCGTCATGCTTGTGGCTAGTTTTACAAGTTTAATACTCCCCGCCGTAGAGAGGTGGGGCTTTTGGCAAGTCGGCTTAGGCATTGCCGGAGGCGTCGCGTTTATACGTCTACTAGACGTCTTACTCCCACATGAACACTTAGTCAAGGGGTATGAGGGGCCTGCTGTCCTCGCGGGGAAGTTGAAAAAGAGCTGGCTTATAGCCCTCGCCATTACAATACACAACATACCAGAGGGACTTGCCGTCGGAGTTTCGACAATATACAACGCAGAACTTGGTTTTGTCACAGCCCTGGCTATAGCAATTCAAGACGTGCCAGAGGGGGCGGCGGTGGTAATGCCGTTGTTAAGATTCAGACTTTTAAAAACCGCAGTTTTAATTGGCGTAATCAGCGCCGTAGTAGAGGGCGGCGCCGCCTTGGCCTCCGCCCTCTTTTTATCAGCCGTACCTCTGGCGATGGGGGCGGCTATGGGCCTTGCGGGAGGGGCCATGATGTACGTCACGGCGGCTGAGCTATATCCAGACATATATGCAGAAGACAAGAGAAAAGACCTCCCAACCTACGGCTTTGTCGCAGGCGTACTCACAATGTTATACCTAGACGTGGCTATGTCCTCTTAA